In the genome of Coraliomargarita algicola, one region contains:
- a CDS encoding GIY-YIG nuclease family protein: MSQWWVYMIRCGDGSFYTGISTDVARRFEEHASGSPKSAKYVRGRAPLELIYTKEIGTRSEATIEERRIKRLTKAQKVKLVGVK; the protein is encoded by the coding sequence GTGAGTCAGTGGTGGGTCTACATGATTCGCTGTGGGGATGGTTCTTTCTACACCGGAATTTCCACCGATGTGGCACGGCGTTTTGAAGAGCATGCGAGCGGCAGTCCCAAGTCAGCGAAATACGTACGTGGGCGCGCGCCACTGGAATTGATCTATACCAAAGAAATAGGTACGCGGTCGGAAGCCACCATTGAGGAACGACGTATTAAGCGTCTGACAAAAGCGCAGAAGGTGAAATTAGTTGGAGTTAAATAG
- a CDS encoding YchJ family protein has product MKCPCESGLEYSLCCQAYHAKPGTAPTAEALMRSRYAAYVLGEIDYLLATTHPTERQPDLAAGYRSTAESIQWMGLEVVSTFQGGKNDKIGKVEFKASYVQAGQRAIHHEKSRFKRHAGQWYYLDGVIDDQAL; this is encoded by the coding sequence ATGAAATGCCCTTGTGAGAGTGGATTGGAATATTCCCTATGCTGCCAAGCCTACCATGCGAAGCCTGGCACTGCGCCTACGGCGGAGGCGTTGATGCGCTCGCGCTACGCCGCTTATGTATTAGGCGAAATCGATTATTTACTCGCGACCACGCATCCCACTGAGCGCCAGCCCGACCTGGCTGCGGGCTACCGCTCGACTGCGGAAAGTATTCAATGGATGGGTTTGGAAGTCGTGAGCACTTTTCAAGGTGGCAAGAACGACAAAATTGGAAAAGTCGAGTTCAAGGCCAGTTACGTGCAGGCGGGGCAGCGTGCGATTCATCACGAAAAGTCGCGTTTCAAGCGGCATGCCGGGCAATGGTATTATTTGGATGGAGTCATTGACGACCAAGCGCTGTGA
- a CDS encoding DEAD/DEAH box helicase has protein sequence MHSQLELTPHGVVIAQRPVAASLEAFSDSESAGLFQIAGHKLPSDLDASVHFWKAFTESFIRAICHLPETTSTTVNIPAPDPSTLTERILTAPPMRGAEYLSSDCLLAIWQRLNDWAAAQIARDGLAPFLAEHAPRWARVGRVTLHLAENKSDPEYPFAFMASYASGLTASGQVQQLPLGKALQEYAGAQDKGALLKLLSPLHAAAQQCDFLNELIETGDIFHPLVWLPEEAFRFLKNAPIYEDAGLLVRLPNWWKKRGKRPQVSATLGQKKRSSVGKDALLDFKLEVVIDGVPLSAAEIEQLLAGEDGLVLLSGQWIEVDRAKLQQALEHWQAVAAQGGLSLIEGMRLLAGAPADLSPEADKEDSQEWAFAQAGDWLQKTLDQLRNPERTAPPETLQATLRPYQEKGLNWLWFCAQTGLGACLADDMGLGKTIQVLAALLRKQAELPDTPPSLLVVPASLIGNWQREAQKFAPSLRIGVAHRSSAASDTMRHSAEGLADGAYDLIITTYGMLSRLDWLSKVAWHWVVLDEAQAIKNHSTRQSKAVRQLQAHARFALTGTPIENHLGDLWSLFDFLNPGLLGNANQFKRFAKSLASGDGENYAPLRRLVAPYILRRLKTDKSIISDLPDKTEMKVFCGLSTKQAKLYQQTAKTLETELKSTEGIQRKGLVLAYLMRFKQICNHPDQLTKTGDYTPKDSAKFTRLAELCSEIESRGEKVLIFTQFKEITDPLEACLAEVFGRNGLILHGGTPITERPSMVERFQREDGPPFFILSLKAGGTGLNLTAASHVIHFDRWWNPAIENQATDRAFRIGQRRNVLVHKFITTGTLEERIDKLISGKQNTANQILTSGSAEKAFTDMNNDELMDFVRLDLSQSQS, from the coding sequence ATGCATAGCCAACTAGAACTCACACCGCACGGAGTCGTCATCGCGCAGCGCCCCGTGGCGGCGTCACTCGAGGCCTTTAGCGACTCCGAGTCGGCCGGGCTGTTTCAGATTGCGGGACATAAACTCCCCAGCGACCTAGATGCCTCGGTCCATTTTTGGAAAGCCTTCACGGAATCTTTTATCCGCGCAATTTGTCACCTACCAGAGACAACAAGCACTACGGTCAATATTCCCGCCCCGGATCCAAGCACACTGACCGAGCGCATACTCACCGCGCCGCCCATGCGGGGGGCGGAATACCTCTCGAGCGACTGTCTATTGGCGATTTGGCAACGGCTGAACGACTGGGCCGCAGCGCAAATCGCCCGCGATGGGCTGGCTCCTTTTCTAGCCGAGCATGCGCCGCGCTGGGCACGTGTCGGGCGGGTCACCCTACACCTCGCCGAGAACAAGAGCGACCCCGAGTATCCTTTCGCATTTATGGCCTCCTACGCCTCGGGGCTCACTGCTTCGGGACAAGTGCAACAGCTCCCGCTCGGCAAAGCGCTGCAAGAATACGCAGGCGCGCAAGATAAGGGCGCACTGTTAAAGCTGCTCTCACCGCTACATGCGGCCGCGCAGCAGTGCGACTTCCTCAACGAATTAATCGAGACGGGCGACATTTTCCACCCGCTGGTCTGGCTACCGGAAGAGGCCTTCCGCTTTCTGAAAAATGCGCCCATCTACGAAGATGCAGGCCTGCTGGTGCGCCTACCGAACTGGTGGAAAAAGCGCGGCAAGCGGCCTCAAGTGAGCGCGACGCTGGGACAAAAAAAGCGCAGCTCCGTCGGCAAAGACGCGCTGTTGGATTTCAAATTGGAGGTCGTAATCGATGGCGTGCCACTCTCGGCAGCGGAAATAGAACAGCTGCTCGCCGGCGAAGATGGTCTGGTGCTATTGAGTGGGCAGTGGATCGAAGTCGACCGCGCCAAACTGCAGCAAGCCCTCGAGCACTGGCAGGCAGTCGCAGCACAAGGTGGCCTCTCCTTAATCGAGGGCATGCGTCTATTGGCAGGCGCGCCCGCCGACCTGAGTCCGGAAGCGGACAAGGAAGACAGCCAAGAATGGGCCTTCGCCCAGGCGGGCGACTGGCTTCAGAAAACACTTGATCAGTTACGCAATCCGGAGCGAACGGCACCACCTGAAACCTTGCAGGCCACCTTACGCCCCTATCAGGAAAAAGGGCTCAACTGGCTCTGGTTCTGTGCACAGACAGGTCTGGGTGCCTGCTTGGCCGACGACATGGGACTGGGAAAGACCATTCAAGTGCTGGCCGCCCTGCTGCGCAAACAGGCCGAGCTGCCCGACACGCCCCCGAGCCTACTGGTGGTTCCCGCCTCTCTGATTGGGAACTGGCAACGCGAAGCACAGAAATTTGCACCCTCGTTGCGAATCGGCGTCGCCCACCGCTCTTCCGCAGCCAGCGACACGATGCGACACTCCGCCGAAGGACTCGCCGACGGCGCATACGATTTGATCATCACCACCTACGGCATGCTCTCGCGCCTCGATTGGCTCAGCAAAGTCGCATGGCACTGGGTGGTATTGGACGAAGCGCAGGCAATTAAAAACCACAGCACACGTCAGAGCAAAGCCGTGCGCCAACTGCAGGCCCACGCGCGCTTCGCCCTCACCGGCACGCCGATCGAGAACCACCTCGGCGACCTCTGGTCACTCTTCGACTTCCTCAATCCCGGCCTGCTCGGCAACGCCAACCAATTTAAACGGTTCGCCAAATCCCTAGCTTCCGGCGACGGCGAGAACTACGCCCCGCTACGCCGGCTGGTGGCTCCGTATATTCTGCGTCGGCTCAAAACTGACAAAAGTATCATCAGCGACCTGCCCGATAAGACCGAGATGAAGGTCTTCTGCGGCCTCTCCACGAAGCAGGCCAAACTCTACCAGCAGACAGCCAAAACTTTAGAGACGGAACTCAAAAGCACCGAGGGCATCCAGCGCAAGGGCCTGGTGCTCGCTTACCTGATGCGCTTCAAGCAGATCTGCAACCACCCCGACCAACTCACTAAGACCGGCGATTACACGCCCAAAGACAGCGCAAAATTCACCCGACTCGCCGAGCTTTGCAGTGAGATTGAATCGCGCGGCGAAAAAGTTCTCATTTTCACACAGTTCAAAGAAATCACCGATCCACTCGAAGCCTGCTTGGCCGAGGTCTTCGGCCGCAACGGACTCATTCTGCATGGCGGCACCCCGATTACAGAGCGCCCAAGCATGGTCGAGCGCTTTCAACGCGAAGACGGCCCGCCCTTTTTCATACTCTCTCTCAAAGCCGGCGGCACGGGGCTCAATCTGACAGCTGCCTCACATGTCATTCACTTCGACCGCTGGTGGAACCCCGCCATTGAAAACCAGGCCACCGACCGCGCTTTTCGCATTGGCCAACGGCGCAACGTCTTGGTGCATAAGTTCATTACCACAGGCACGCTGGAAGAAAGAATCGACAAACTGATCTCTGGAAAACAAAACACTGCCAATCAGATCTTGACCAGCGGCAGTGCAGAAAAAGCATTCACTGATATGAACAACGATGAGCTAATGGACTTCGTCCGCCTCGACCTGAGCCAATCCCAATCATGA
- a CDS encoding nitronate monooxygenase, whose translation MFLPKIIQGGMGAGVSDWKLANSVAAAGQLGVISGTALDSVMVRRLQLGDIGGHMRRGLAAFPVPAVAERILARYFRSEAEQNDKPLRLISGFRIDPNEHVVDLAIAANFVEVFLAKEGHDGHVGVNYLEKIQLPNLTSMFGAMLAGVDNVLMGAGIPRTIPGILDSLAEWKPVEMRINVEDADKEDAYYTRFDPLQWIRSHLPHFELPQLKRPDFFPIISSNVLALTLAKKSTGKVNGFIVERHIAGGHNAPPRGGMKLDENDEPIYGPKDEANLAQLSKMGIPFWLAGGGSSETGLKDALAAGAAGIQVGTAFAYCDESGFDASIKKRVLEKVKNGEAKIFTDSRGSPTGFPFKVVNLEGTLFEPEVYESRKRICDLCYLRHPYKKADATIGYRCPSEPVKDYIKKGGKEEDTVGRKCLCNGLMAAIGMPQKYKDGGEEPAMVTSGDDVTKLSRFVNWDTMSYSSQDVIKELLSQI comes from the coding sequence ATGTTTCTTCCAAAAATAATTCAAGGCGGTATGGGTGCGGGTGTATCTGACTGGAAACTCGCAAATTCAGTTGCAGCCGCCGGACAACTAGGCGTGATCTCTGGCACAGCCTTAGACTCTGTCATGGTGCGACGTTTACAACTGGGTGACATTGGCGGTCACATGCGACGTGGCTTGGCCGCCTTCCCCGTGCCTGCAGTCGCCGAGCGCATTTTAGCCCGTTACTTTAGATCGGAAGCGGAACAAAACGATAAACCACTCCGTCTCATCTCGGGCTTCCGGATCGATCCCAACGAACATGTCGTGGACCTGGCGATCGCGGCGAACTTCGTCGAAGTTTTCCTCGCCAAAGAAGGGCACGATGGCCATGTCGGCGTGAATTATTTGGAAAAGATTCAACTGCCCAATTTGACCTCCATGTTTGGCGCCATGCTCGCGGGCGTGGACAACGTCCTGATGGGAGCCGGCATTCCTCGCACGATTCCTGGTATTTTGGACTCGCTAGCAGAGTGGAAGCCAGTGGAGATGCGTATCAACGTAGAAGACGCCGACAAAGAGGATGCTTACTATACCCGTTTCGATCCGCTCCAGTGGATTCGCTCTCACTTGCCACATTTCGAGCTGCCGCAGCTCAAGCGGCCCGATTTCTTTCCCATTATTTCCTCCAATGTATTAGCCCTCACTTTGGCTAAAAAATCGACGGGGAAAGTCAACGGCTTCATCGTCGAGCGCCACATCGCTGGCGGCCACAATGCGCCGCCACGCGGCGGCATGAAATTGGACGAAAATGACGAACCGATCTATGGCCCCAAGGACGAAGCCAACCTGGCTCAGCTCAGCAAGATGGGCATCCCCTTTTGGCTCGCAGGCGGCGGCTCCTCCGAAACGGGGCTAAAAGATGCATTGGCCGCTGGTGCGGCCGGCATCCAAGTCGGCACAGCCTTCGCCTATTGTGATGAGTCTGGCTTTGATGCATCCATCAAGAAACGTGTGCTCGAAAAAGTGAAAAACGGTGAAGCCAAGATATTCACCGACTCACGCGGCTCGCCGACAGGTTTCCCATTTAAAGTCGTCAACTTGGAGGGCACCCTCTTCGAGCCCGAGGTCTATGAATCGCGCAAGCGTATTTGCGACCTATGCTACCTGCGTCATCCTTACAAAAAAGCCGATGCCACCATCGGCTATCGCTGCCCCTCCGAACCGGTCAAAGACTACATCAAAAAGGGCGGCAAAGAAGAAGATACGGTCGGTCGCAAATGCCTGTGCAATGGCTTGATGGCAGCCATCGGCATGCCACAAAAATATAAAGACGGCGGCGAGGAGCCAGCCATGGTGACCAGTGGTGATGATGTCACCAAGCTCAGCCGTTTTGTGAATTGGGACACTATGAGTTACTCTTCACAGGATGTGATCAAAGAACTGCTCAGCCAGATATAG
- a CDS encoding SO_0444 family Cu/Zn efflux transporter yields MNNFITSFARNTWDMVAEMAPYLLFGFAFAGLLHILIRKDFVQHWLGKPGLGGVIKASVLGVPMPLCSCAVIPVAASLRKSGATRGATASFLSSTPQTGIDSILATYALLGGLFTMVRIAVAFVTGIVTGYIIELFCKDTPSTPAASIKPVVVPNSANFAALSLAPPTHTPTMGLPTGPLIRTAPEDQTDTTAKPDTCCCSRPAPKRKPIDALRYGFVTLPSDLATSLIIGLVLAGLITTLLPTDLLSGSFSTGPLAFLLATAISLPLYVCATASIPMAYALMAAGLSPGAALVFLIAGPATNTATIVTVWKMLGRRATAIYLLCLLLISWLAGWLLNSALKQDADASAMHAHGSMHPSLWQHATGILLIGLLVFSYWKSRQQTTKSCCAG; encoded by the coding sequence ATGAATAACTTTATCACAAGTTTCGCCCGGAATACTTGGGACATGGTGGCCGAAATGGCCCCCTATCTATTGTTCGGCTTCGCCTTTGCGGGACTGCTGCATATCTTGATACGCAAGGACTTCGTGCAACATTGGCTGGGAAAACCTGGACTGGGCGGCGTCATCAAAGCCAGTGTGTTAGGTGTGCCGATGCCCCTGTGCTCCTGCGCAGTCATTCCAGTCGCCGCTTCCTTGCGCAAAAGTGGAGCCACTCGCGGGGCCACCGCCTCTTTCCTCAGCTCCACCCCGCAGACGGGCATCGACAGCATTCTGGCAACTTACGCCCTGCTCGGTGGACTCTTCACCATGGTGCGCATCGCTGTCGCCTTTGTAACAGGAATCGTAACGGGCTACATCATTGAGCTCTTTTGTAAAGATACGCCCAGCACCCCCGCCGCCTCAATAAAGCCTGTGGTGGTGCCGAACAGTGCAAATTTTGCCGCCCTCTCACTGGCGCCCCCCACGCACACCCCGACCATGGGACTGCCCACCGGCCCCTTAATCAGGACCGCCCCCGAAGACCAAACTGACACCACTGCCAAGCCAGACACATGTTGCTGCAGTCGCCCCGCTCCCAAGCGCAAGCCGATAGATGCACTCCGCTACGGCTTCGTCACCTTGCCCTCCGACTTAGCCACATCCTTGATCATCGGTCTAGTGCTGGCTGGCTTGATCACCACCCTGCTGCCGACCGACCTACTGAGTGGCTCCTTTAGCACTGGCCCGCTGGCCTTTTTACTCGCGACAGCGATCAGCCTACCACTCTACGTATGTGCGACCGCCTCCATCCCGATGGCCTATGCACTCATGGCAGCGGGGCTTTCGCCCGGCGCAGCCTTGGTATTTCTGATTGCAGGCCCTGCAACGAATACCGCCACCATCGTCACCGTATGGAAGATGCTCGGCCGGCGCGCCACCGCGATCTACCTACTCTGCCTCTTGCTGATCTCTTGGCTGGCTGGCTGGTTATTAAACTCTGCCCTCAAGCAAGATGCCGATGCCAGCGCCATGCACGCGCACGGCAGCATGCACCCCAGCCTCTGGCAACATGCCACCGGTATATTGCTGATCGGCTTGCTGGTTTTCTCGTATTGGAAAAGCCGCCAGCAGACCACAAAGTCTTGCTGTGCAGGCTAA
- a CDS encoding sodium:calcium symporter, with product MEYLHTKIAEFAGDWTPWTLLALYTLSSGLILWRLHAMAQRGRSSAVLSAGLLPYATGWGNLCLVWLLLRIDGPTEAIPLNLWTNNLTSLSLMLALPALIWGLKLIPDSQSKKSSPASPAIRGPFILNCVTFILLSLATWQLGQDGEIDRNEGFALLGLFALWQCLQIFQALKRTPAASTVSIPLSLLDGLLILVGGFISLLAVDGIVTTLMAQETGFFSILQLGLLTGALMLLPNAMLAWHYARQQRADAVYHSQLSDAHICMPLCLALCAIFKPLALPTFLLDGLLFLSALALVHLLCLQLLKELPKLVAAGLLAVYAYALFIQFSL from the coding sequence TTGGAATATTTACACACAAAGATCGCTGAATTCGCGGGAGACTGGACTCCTTGGACTTTGCTTGCGCTCTATACTCTTAGCTCAGGGCTCATTCTGTGGCGTCTGCATGCGATGGCGCAACGCGGCCGCAGTAGTGCCGTCCTGAGTGCCGGTTTACTGCCCTATGCCACGGGATGGGGAAACCTATGCTTAGTCTGGCTGCTGCTCCGAATCGACGGCCCCACCGAAGCCATCCCCCTCAACCTATGGACAAATAATCTCACGAGTCTCAGCCTCATGCTGGCCTTACCCGCGCTCATCTGGGGGCTTAAACTCATTCCGGACTCACAAAGCAAAAAATCGTCGCCAGCATCCCCCGCAATCCGCGGCCCGTTCATACTGAATTGTGTCACGTTCATACTCTTAAGCCTGGCCACCTGGCAGCTGGGGCAAGATGGCGAGATCGATCGTAACGAAGGCTTCGCTCTACTAGGTCTATTTGCCCTGTGGCAATGCCTACAAATCTTTCAAGCGCTCAAACGAACACCTGCTGCAAGCACTGTAAGTATCCCTCTGAGCTTGCTCGATGGCCTACTCATTTTAGTCGGTGGCTTTATCAGCCTACTCGCCGTCGATGGTATCGTCACGACGCTCATGGCACAAGAAACAGGCTTCTTCAGCATCCTGCAGCTAGGCCTGCTCACGGGAGCACTCATGCTATTGCCCAATGCAATGCTAGCCTGGCACTACGCGCGCCAACAACGTGCGGACGCGGTCTACCACTCGCAACTGAGCGACGCTCATATCTGCATGCCGCTTTGCCTCGCTCTGTGCGCGATCTTCAAACCTCTGGCATTGCCGACTTTTTTACTAGACGGCCTGCTATTCCTATCCGCGCTCGCACTGGTGCACCTGCTCTGCCTACAACTACTCAAGGAATTACCCAAATTAGTGGCGGCCGGACTACTCGCCGTCTATGCGTATGCGCTCTTTATACAGTTTTCGCTATGA
- a CDS encoding PfkB family carbohydrate kinase yields MTTNSPIIDVLCVGYACVDINFTAPHHPGTDEKVRALSMHSCGGGPASNAAVAIARLGGNAAFAGYLGSDAFGEAHLRELIEAGVQSSGIHRAAAPTPVAAVTIKPDGQRSIIDYRAPSALAPDDSISLHSSPARVLLVDGHQPLLSLKLVDEARSLGIPSVLDAGSINDGTQLLYNKVDYLITSEKFARQFSGEDAPRSALASLDGAAPFTAVTWGAEGVYWQDEEGQHHMPAFDIEAVDTTGAGDAFHGAFALGLAQGMPLRENLRRACATAALTCLKTGARDALPKRQQVDALCGL; encoded by the coding sequence ATGACAACAAACTCCCCCATCATTGATGTGCTTTGCGTGGGCTACGCCTGTGTCGACATTAACTTCACAGCGCCCCACCACCCCGGAACGGACGAAAAAGTGCGTGCTTTGTCGATGCATAGCTGCGGTGGCGGCCCCGCCTCCAACGCGGCCGTGGCGATCGCACGCCTGGGAGGCAATGCCGCTTTTGCCGGCTATTTAGGCAGCGACGCTTTTGGTGAAGCCCACCTGCGAGAGCTGATCGAAGCAGGCGTCCAAAGCAGCGGCATCCATCGCGCCGCCGCCCCCACCCCAGTGGCTGCTGTCACCATTAAGCCAGACGGCCAACGCTCGATTATAGATTATCGTGCACCCAGTGCACTCGCCCCCGATGACAGCATAAGCCTGCACAGCAGCCCCGCCCGTGTCTTATTGGTCGATGGTCACCAACCACTCCTCTCATTAAAGCTGGTAGACGAGGCACGGAGTCTGGGCATACCCAGTGTGTTGGATGCCGGCTCGATTAACGACGGCACTCAACTGCTCTATAACAAGGTCGACTACTTGATCACTTCAGAGAAATTTGCCCGTCAGTTTAGTGGAGAAGACGCGCCACGCTCGGCACTGGCCTCACTGGACGGTGCGGCACCGTTCACCGCAGTGACTTGGGGCGCTGAGGGTGTTTATTGGCAAGATGAGGAGGGCCAGCACCACATGCCGGCCTTCGACATCGAAGCCGTCGACACCACCGGAGCAGGCGATGCCTTTCACGGCGCCTTCGCACTAGGACTCGCACAAGGCATGCCGCTACGCGAAAATCTCAGACGCGCCTGCGCCACCGCAGCTTTGACCTGCCTAAAAACAGGTGCACGCGACGCACTGCCGAAGCGACAGCAAGTGGACGCACTTTGCGGGCTGTGA
- a CDS encoding alkaline phosphatase translates to MENLTPASRRQFLKLSGLAGAASFLSSSAAVASASTAGRGAEHSSGQAKNVIFLVVDGLSNGTVGLAHHWKLRHQQTPLNWMQLFEREDLQRAYQDTASASSPVTDSSAAASSWGCGQRIDNGAVNVDAAGESLKPIFSYAKEAGKATGLVTTCRVTHATPAGFAANVPERNMEDEIAQQYLEREVDVILGGGARHFTQKREDGSVIQYIPRFVDKGYTYVRNRTELTEAAAGQGPLIGLFAKSHIPYAIDRENQQPREDTPSLVDMFRVALARLDRAKDGFVLQVEGGRVDHAGHANDAGAILHEFLEFDACIPLALEYIDAHPDTMLVITTDHGTAGCQLNGAGAGYKDSGPALDRINQLKYSFEWLHSRLMEAKKFDPKYVKMAFGIDATPEQAAIVQRAIKAKAKYLSGAFIEAFGAQLQAMTAVGWTSGNHTSECVELFAFGPGSETVPAFVRNYELFGILTKSLGIQTS, encoded by the coding sequence ATGGAAAATTTAACTCCAGCCTCTCGTCGCCAATTTTTAAAACTGTCCGGACTTGCTGGTGCGGCTTCATTTTTATCGAGCTCTGCTGCGGTCGCTTCAGCGTCGACTGCGGGGCGAGGTGCGGAGCACTCGTCAGGACAGGCAAAAAACGTCATTTTTCTAGTGGTGGATGGCTTGTCTAATGGCACTGTGGGCCTGGCTCACCATTGGAAATTGCGACACCAGCAGACGCCATTAAATTGGATGCAGCTGTTTGAACGCGAAGATCTGCAGCGTGCGTATCAGGATACTGCTTCGGCGAGTTCGCCAGTTACGGACTCTTCGGCGGCCGCCAGCTCCTGGGGCTGTGGTCAGCGCATTGACAACGGCGCGGTCAATGTAGACGCAGCCGGGGAATCGCTGAAGCCTATCTTTAGCTACGCGAAGGAGGCGGGTAAGGCGACTGGACTGGTGACGACTTGTCGTGTCACGCATGCCACGCCGGCAGGTTTTGCGGCCAATGTGCCTGAACGTAACATGGAAGATGAGATCGCTCAGCAATATTTAGAGCGCGAGGTCGATGTTATTCTCGGTGGCGGGGCACGTCATTTCACCCAGAAGCGTGAAGATGGCAGTGTGATTCAATATATCCCACGCTTTGTGGATAAGGGCTACACGTATGTGAGAAACCGCACAGAGCTGACCGAGGCCGCTGCGGGGCAGGGGCCTTTGATCGGTTTATTTGCAAAGAGTCACATACCTTATGCAATTGATCGTGAAAATCAGCAGCCACGCGAGGACACGCCTAGCTTGGTCGATATGTTTCGCGTCGCGTTAGCCCGGCTGGATCGGGCTAAAGATGGTTTTGTGCTACAAGTCGAAGGAGGGCGTGTGGATCATGCCGGGCACGCCAATGATGCAGGAGCCATATTACATGAGTTTTTGGAGTTTGATGCCTGCATTCCTCTTGCATTGGAGTATATTGATGCGCACCCAGACACGATGTTGGTGATTACGACAGATCATGGCACCGCAGGTTGTCAGCTGAACGGCGCGGGGGCTGGTTATAAAGATAGTGGCCCCGCACTGGACCGAATCAATCAACTGAAATACAGCTTCGAATGGCTGCATTCACGTCTGATGGAGGCAAAGAAGTTTGATCCTAAGTATGTCAAAATGGCCTTCGGCATCGATGCGACTCCCGAGCAGGCGGCCATCGTTCAACGTGCGATTAAAGCAAAAGCGAAATATTTAAGTGGCGCCTTTATCGAAGCCTTTGGTGCGCAGCTTCAAGCGATGACTGCAGTCGGTTGGACTTCGGGGAATCACACTTCGGAGTGTGTGGAGCTGTTTGCCTTCGGTCCCGGTTCGGAGACTGTGCCTGCATTTGTTCGAAATTATGAGCTGTTTGGAATCCTAACAAAGTCACTGGGCATTCAGACCTCGTAG